One region of Paraburkholderia acidiphila genomic DNA includes:
- a CDS encoding MFS transporter: MKPQPAISLDEARRDLNRKIMLRIVPFLFVAYVIAFLDRINIGFAQLQMKSALGFSDAVYGLGAGIFFLGYFLLEVPSNLLLMRIGARKTFARIMACWGIVSACMAFVTTPTMLYLLRFLLGAFEAGFFPGIILYLTFWFPASRRATVTSWLFVSVAVAGVLGGIISGVIMQYTAGLHGLAGWQWLFIVEGLPSVALGGLALWILQDSPSEAKWLTEEERQLLARELEEDQNAKRHVASGSLRDALFNSRVYLLTAIYFTLTCSTMAVSFWVPAMIRAAGVTDVLHVGLYSAIPYGIGSVGIVLISRHSDRHRERRIHYSVCAIGGGIALSTVALFSGSLPFVLGLLSVVVVLTFSALPIFWSIPQDYLSGTGAAGGIAIISSLGILGSFFSPAMIGWIKSTTGRLDNGLHVMALLTILGGIAMYFALNDQPRVDAKLA, encoded by the coding sequence ATGAAACCGCAGCCTGCTATTTCCCTGGATGAAGCGAGAAGAGATCTCAATAGAAAGATAATGTTACGTATTGTACCGTTTCTATTTGTTGCGTATGTGATTGCGTTTCTAGACCGGATCAATATCGGGTTTGCGCAACTTCAGATGAAGTCAGCCCTCGGATTCAGTGACGCAGTGTATGGATTGGGCGCAGGTATTTTCTTTTTGGGTTACTTTCTTCTTGAGGTCCCTAGCAACCTTCTGTTGATGCGTATCGGTGCCCGCAAGACGTTTGCGAGAATTATGGCCTGCTGGGGCATCGTGTCTGCCTGCATGGCATTTGTGACCACGCCAACAATGCTCTATCTACTGCGGTTCTTGCTTGGTGCATTTGAAGCTGGATTTTTTCCAGGCATCATCCTGTATCTGACCTTCTGGTTTCCAGCCTCGCGTCGGGCTACCGTAACGTCCTGGTTGTTTGTTTCTGTTGCTGTCGCAGGGGTGCTGGGCGGGATCATTTCCGGCGTCATCATGCAATACACAGCCGGTCTCCACGGACTCGCAGGATGGCAATGGCTCTTTATTGTCGAGGGTTTGCCGTCCGTTGCGCTCGGAGGGCTGGCGCTCTGGATATTGCAAGACTCTCCCAGCGAAGCGAAGTGGTTGACGGAGGAGGAGCGGCAACTGCTGGCACGCGAACTCGAGGAGGACCAGAATGCGAAGCGTCATGTCGCGTCTGGCTCCCTTCGCGACGCTCTGTTCAACTCGCGTGTTTATCTGCTTACGGCTATCTATTTTACTCTAACGTGTAGCACGATGGCCGTCAGCTTCTGGGTCCCTGCAATGATTAGAGCGGCCGGCGTGACGGATGTGTTGCATGTGGGTCTTTACAGTGCAATTCCTTATGGTATTGGCTCGGTTGGGATCGTGCTCATCTCCCGTCACTCCGACCGTCACCGCGAGCGGCGGATTCATTATTCTGTTTGCGCAATTGGCGGAGGTATTGCCCTGTCAACTGTCGCGCTGTTCAGTGGAAGTCTGCCGTTTGTCCTTGGACTACTCAGTGTAGTTGTTGTTCTGACGTTTTCAGCGTTGCCGATCTTCTGGTCAATTCCCCAGGACTATCTGTCCGGCACAGGAGCTGCTGGAGGAATTGCGATTATCAGCAGTCTGGGCATATTAGGCAGTTTTTTCAGCCCAGCAATGATTGGCTGGATAAAGTCTACGACAGGACGTCTTGATAATGGTCTGCACGTTATGGCGCTTCTAACAATCTTAGGCGGAATCGCAATGTATTTCGCGTTGAACGATCAACCGCGAGTGGATGCTAAGTTAGCCTAA
- a CDS encoding porin has product MKKIVVSLLVFFGLQCSSFAQTSVTLYGIISVGVGWVNNEGGASNYKMLSGANQNTRFGFKIVEDLGGGNRAISQLENGFDITSGKLQQGGRLFGRLAYVGLSNDDFGTVTLGRQYDMFWDYFTPLVAASATNGLAAHPGDADNLMGSWRYSNSVKYVSPTVKGITAEALYAFSNAADAFSVNRAFSAGIGYENGPLKIAAAYVQLDRPGLVNASGAVSDDYASAPFFLFRTSPLNKTVGVDRQRNFGVGGRYDFADLRWNVLVDRVQFSYLDGTTLHLTNYDTSLSYRISPALVIGAAYIYTQGKYGGSLSASSHWNTGQISVDYLLSKRTDICLFDSIQWATGQYAVADIYGNSPSTSRNQNVLMGSIRHKF; this is encoded by the coding sequence GTGAAAAAGATAGTTGTATCATTGTTAGTATTCTTTGGTCTTCAATGCTCCTCCTTTGCGCAAACCAGTGTAACACTCTACGGCATCATTTCCGTAGGAGTTGGCTGGGTCAACAACGAAGGAGGAGCGTCTAATTACAAAATGCTAAGTGGGGCGAATCAGAACACAAGATTTGGCTTCAAGATTGTGGAAGATCTTGGTGGGGGAAATCGTGCGATTTCTCAGTTAGAGAATGGGTTTGATATTACGAGCGGTAAACTTCAGCAGGGAGGACGATTGTTTGGACGTCTTGCGTACGTCGGTTTGAGCAATGATGATTTTGGCACGGTGACCCTTGGTCGTCAGTACGATATGTTTTGGGATTATTTCACACCGCTTGTCGCAGCCTCTGCCACAAATGGTCTGGCGGCGCACCCAGGCGATGCAGATAACCTGATGGGAAGCTGGCGGTATAGCAACTCGGTTAAGTATGTATCTCCGACCGTAAAGGGGATTACCGCCGAGGCGCTCTATGCGTTCAGCAATGCCGCCGATGCATTTTCGGTTAATCGGGCTTTCAGTGCTGGGATTGGATATGAAAACGGTCCCCTCAAAATCGCCGCGGCGTATGTTCAACTGGACCGTCCTGGGCTCGTCAACGCAAGTGGTGCCGTGTCGGATGACTACGCATCGGCACCATTTTTCCTGTTTCGTACGAGTCCGCTGAACAAGACGGTTGGCGTTGACAGGCAGCGCAATTTTGGTGTGGGGGGGCGTTACGATTTTGCCGATCTCCGATGGAATGTGCTTGTCGACAGGGTTCAATTTTCTTATCTCGATGGAACCACTCTACATCTGACCAATTACGACACGTCGCTCAGCTATCGTATCAGTCCTGCGCTCGTTATCGGGGCCGCGTATATCTATACGCAGGGAAAATACGGTGGCAGTCTTAGCGCTAGCTCTCACTGGAACACAGGGCAAATCAGTGTCGACTACCTGCTATCGAAGCGCACGGATATCTGCCTCTTTGACTCCATTCAATGGGCGACGGGTCAATATGCAGTCGCGGACATATACGGTAACTCCCCATCCACGAGCCGTAACCAGAATGTTCTAATGGGCAGTATTCGACATAAGTTCTGA
- a CDS encoding ATP-binding protein, whose amino-acid sequence MNGKRSKLSRQIVLSMSLVSVITTLIAFVGSYIIYGLLFTLWPPPPGPPENMFIVHAPDYVIFASLLLAALVVAIVLALRLAKRIIAPLNSLAEGARRIAEGDLAARALPGDLSLGETANLVDDFNTMAVKLADMAAEMTFWNAAVAHELRTPLTILKGRLQGIRDGVFEPTETLVDGLLIQVDSLSRLVDDLRVVTLQNSGHLEMHFVTTDISVEIQHVVDSVRSALLAAGFSLDLATRSVLVECDGTRIRQAILALIDNARRYATPGQLIVRTTVSDLHVILQVEDEGPGIAPDFARQAFEPFTRAELSRSRSSGGTGLGLSVVRAIALAHGGTVRYRRSAVGGSIFEMALPRASL is encoded by the coding sequence ATGAACGGCAAGCGCAGCAAGCTTAGTCGCCAGATCGTGCTTTCTATGAGTCTGGTGTCGGTCATCACCACACTCATCGCCTTCGTCGGCTCGTATATCATCTACGGGCTGCTGTTCACGCTCTGGCCGCCGCCGCCCGGCCCGCCCGAGAACATGTTCATTGTGCACGCGCCGGACTACGTCATCTTCGCCTCGCTTCTGCTCGCGGCGCTCGTCGTGGCAATCGTTCTTGCGCTGCGGCTTGCCAAGCGGATTATTGCGCCGCTTAACTCGCTTGCGGAAGGTGCGCGCCGCATCGCGGAAGGGGATCTCGCCGCTAGAGCACTGCCGGGGGATCTCTCGCTCGGTGAAACGGCCAATCTTGTCGACGACTTCAACACGATGGCCGTGAAACTCGCAGACATGGCTGCCGAAATGACGTTCTGGAACGCAGCGGTCGCCCATGAACTTCGTACACCACTCACTATCCTTAAGGGACGTCTGCAGGGAATCCGGGATGGGGTATTTGAGCCAACAGAAACATTGGTCGACGGATTACTCATCCAGGTCGATAGCCTGTCACGCCTTGTTGACGATCTTCGCGTTGTGACGCTACAGAACAGTGGGCACCTCGAAATGCACTTTGTGACCACAGACATCAGCGTAGAAATCCAACATGTGGTCGACTCTGTCCGGTCCGCGCTCCTGGCTGCCGGTTTTTCGCTGGATCTGGCAACAAGATCCGTCCTCGTCGAATGCGACGGCACGCGGATCCGGCAGGCAATACTGGCGCTGATCGACAATGCCCGACGTTACGCCACACCCGGGCAGTTGATAGTCCGAACCACCGTATCAGACTTGCACGTCATCCTTCAGGTCGAGGACGAAGGACCAGGTATTGCCCCCGACTTCGCCCGGCAGGCATTCGAGCCCTTCACGCGTGCCGAACTCTCCCGCTCACGCAGTTCCGGTGGCACAGGCCTTGGCCTCTCTGTTGTCCGTGCCATTGCACTTGCGCACGGCGGCACAGTTCGCTATCGCCGGTCTGCGGTCGGCGGCTCCATCTTCGAAATGGCGCTCCCGCGCGCCAGCTTATAG
- a CDS encoding response regulator, with product MMNALILIAEDEPAIAEILDAYLMREGFRTYRVADGSTALEVEPILKPDLVLLDVKMPGKDGWEVLGALRQRGETPVIMITALDQDIDRLQGLRLGADDYIIKPFNPVEVVARAKAVLRRARTSSGQRLIRVQRLEVDLESHLARVRDNSHDSVLALTPSEFRILAHMARSPNRAFTRSELVDACLPGGDSLARTIDSHVSKLRRKLEMAGATGMITVVRGVGYRLVTL from the coding sequence ATGATGAACGCGCTGATCCTGATAGCCGAAGACGAACCCGCGATCGCAGAAATACTCGATGCATACCTGATGCGCGAAGGCTTTCGCACCTACCGGGTCGCCGACGGCAGTACTGCGCTCGAGGTCGAGCCGATACTGAAACCGGATCTCGTACTCCTGGACGTCAAGATGCCGGGCAAAGACGGCTGGGAGGTCCTCGGCGCGCTGCGCCAGCGTGGCGAAACTCCGGTCATCATGATCACGGCACTGGACCAGGACATCGACCGTTTGCAGGGACTGCGCTTGGGCGCCGATGACTACATCATCAAACCATTCAATCCGGTCGAGGTCGTTGCACGCGCAAAGGCGGTACTGCGTCGCGCCCGCACATCCAGCGGCCAGCGCCTTATCAGGGTCCAGCGGCTAGAGGTCGACCTCGAAAGCCACCTTGCCCGAGTACGGGACAATTCGCACGACAGCGTACTGGCATTGACCCCCAGCGAATTCAGGATCCTAGCTCACATGGCTCGCTCCCCCAATCGGGCCTTCACCCGAAGCGAGCTGGTCGACGCCTGCCTGCCCGGTGGCGACTCACTGGCGAGAACCATAGACAGCCACGTCAGCAAGCTGCGCCGGAAGCTGGAGATGGCTGGTGCGACGGGAATGATCACTGTCGTGCGCGGCGTCGGCTACCGGCTTGTGACGTTATGA